From Nitrospirota bacterium:
CCTGTGGGACGGCCCAAATGGGAACAGAGAATCACCTTCGCGCCTTCATCGATTGCGTAATTAATGGTTGGCAGGGTCGATCGGATTCGCGTGTCATCCGTGATATTAAGATTGGAATCGAGCGGAATATTAAAGTCGGCTCGAATAATGACTCTTTTCCCCTTTAGCTTAATATCTTCTATCGTTACTTTATTCATGTTCATGAATTTAAACCTTACAGAATAAAATCAGGAAAACCCCTTGTTTTTATTCGTCGAACAAAAAAATTATCAATTTTCTTTTCGAATAATGAAATTGACGAGATCTTTGATCCGGCAGGAAAAGCCCCATTCATTATCGTACCAGGCAATGACCTTGACCATGCGCTTATCAATCACGCGAGTTAACGCGGAATCTAAAATCGAAGAATGGGGGTTGCCATTTAAGTCAATCGAAACAACAGGATCTTCGGTATATTCGAGGATCCCTTTTAATTCGTTTTTGGATGCTTTTTTGAAAAGTTCATTAATTTCTTCAGCCCGGGTCTCTTTTTCCACCTCAACCACGAGATCAATTAACGACACATTAGGGGTAGGCACCCTGATCGCCATTCCTTCCAGAATGCCCTGAACTTCAGGAAAAACCTCTCCAATGGCCCCGGTGGCTCCTGTTGTGGTGGGAATCATCGAAACCGCAGAAGCTCTGGCACGCCGCAAATCTTTATGAGGGGAGTCCTGCACTCTTTGATCGTTCGTGTAGGAATGAATCGTGGTCATTGCCCCTCTTTTGATGTTTAAAGGGAGCAATACTTTTATCAGCGGAGCGAGACAATTGGTTGTACAGGAGGCGTTGGAAATTATTTTATGGTCCGGGAGGAGTTTAT
This genomic window contains:
- the gap gene encoding type I glyceraldehyde-3-phosphate dehydrogenase gives rise to the protein MSIHIGINGFGRIGRVFLRSSLKESAYKITAINDLADPKTLAHLLKYDTVHGKIEAEIEAKNHSIIVNGQEIKVFNEKDPSCIPWDKENIPLVIESTGKFIDREGAGLHFKSGAKRVIISAPAKKPDFTVVMGINEHKLLPDHKIISNASCTTNCLAPLIKVLLPLNIKRGAMTTIHSYTNDQRVQDSPHKDLRRARASAVSMIPTTTGATGAIGEVFPEVQGILEGMAIRVPTPNVSLIDLVVEVEKETRAEEINELFKKASKNELKGILEYTEDPVVSIDLNGNPHSSILDSALTRVIDKRMVKVIAWYDNEWGFSCRIKDLVNFIIRKEN